A single region of the Marinitoga litoralis genome encodes:
- a CDS encoding glycosyltransferase, protein MKKVSVIIPTLNEEKHIEKCLDSIIKNDYPEKEIIIVDGMSEDKTREIIKKYQNDNIKIIDNEYKITPIALNIGIKEANGDYIMIAGAHTTYSENYISACVKRLEENKCDIAGGSMITIPGNKKNNGHCNIKNIIPSIWHWRRKI, encoded by the coding sequence TTGAAAAAAGTTTCTGTAATCATTCCAACACTCAACGAAGAAAAGCATATAGAAAAGTGTCTGGATTCAATAATAAAAAACGATTATCCAGAAAAAGAAATAATAATAGTTGACGGAATGAGTGAAGATAAAACAAGAGAAATAATAAAAAAATATCAGAATGACAATATAAAAATAATAGACAATGAATATAAAATCACTCCAATAGCATTAAATATTGGAATAAAAGAAGCAAATGGAGATTATATTATGATAGCAGGAGCACATACAACATATTCTGAAAACTATATATCAGCATGTGTAAAAAGATTGGAAGAAAACAAATGCGATATAGCCGGTGGATCAATGATAACCATTCCAGGAAACAAAAAAAACAACGGGCATTGCAATATCAAAAATATTATCCCATCCATTTGGCATTGGAGGCGCAAAATATAG
- a CDS encoding glycosyltransferase — MKILIIGYMHPKYDKRVFRTVKSLSKENEIIYQYITPGIEKEYTEKNIKYIPITYKINFQNRIKEIKQRLNFDRQIIKMIKEKKYDILYMHHFLASRPIEPFKIAKKRKKRIIYDIHEYHPENFLNNLTGIKKQIKEKALWKIFEKQLQLSDKLIFVSEDMKNDIYQKLKIKKEYLILKNYAEISVESKKKIKEISFVGKINRNLDDEKEIIKVLINRGFNFKIIGMESEYFKDIPHEYTTFLPYNEMMEELSKSLFSLISFNTVKNRNYKNDLFSLPNKYYDSIACDTPVIVKNTFISMAKEVEKLGIGVVINPKNTEESVEKILKAYENYDEIMKNIKKHKNKFIWTEEKEKQFIEFIIRR; from the coding sequence ATGAAAATACTAATAATAGGCTATATGCATCCAAAATATGACAAAAGGGTTTTCAGAACAGTAAAATCATTATCAAAAGAAAACGAAATCATATATCAATATATCACTCCTGGAATAGAAAAAGAATACACAGAAAAAAATATAAAATATATTCCGATAACATACAAAATAAATTTTCAAAATAGAATAAAAGAAATAAAACAGAGGTTAAACTTTGACCGACAAATAATAAAAATGATAAAAGAAAAAAAATATGACATATTATACATGCATCACTTCCTGGCAAGCAGGCCGATAGAACCATTTAAAATAGCAAAAAAAAGAAAGAAAAGAATAATATACGACATTCATGAATACCACCCTGAAAACTTCTTAAACAATCTCACAGGTATAAAAAAACAAATAAAAGAAAAAGCATTGTGGAAAATATTTGAAAAGCAATTACAGTTATCAGACAAACTCATTTTTGTCTCTGAAGATATGAAAAATGATATATATCAAAAATTAAAAATAAAAAAAGAATATTTAATATTAAAAAATTATGCAGAAATATCGGTTGAATCAAAGAAAAAAATAAAAGAAATATCCTTTGTTGGAAAAATAAATAGAAACCTTGATGATGAAAAAGAAATAATAAAAGTATTAATAAACAGAGGTTTTAACTTTAAAATAATAGGTATGGAAAGTGAATATTTTAAAGATATTCCTCATGAATATACGACCTTCCTCCCATATAATGAAATGATGGAAGAATTATCAAAATCATTATTTTCATTAATATCATTTAACACAGTAAAAAATAGAAACTATAAAAATGATTTATTTTCCCTGCCAAACAAATACTACGACTCAATAGCATGTGACACCCCGGTAATAGTTAAAAACACATTTATTTCCATGGCAAAAGAAGTTGAAAAACTTGGAATTGGTGTAGTAATAAATCCAAAAAACACAGAAGAATCAGTAGAAAAGATCCTGAAAGCATATGAAAATTATGATGAAATAATGAAAAACATAAAAAAACATAAAAATAAATTCATATGGACAGAAGAAAAGGAAAAACAATTTATTGAGTTTATCATACGGAGGTGA
- a CDS encoding glycosyltransferase has protein sequence MKVLILSNMFPSPNNINRGIFINKRLEQYNNFNIDYTVIPVMYKDNLKILRKILKKYPEESIRELNGVKYSKVEKKFNIFEILWNEIDMKYFAKKFAKTVEEVINIKIFDIIHAHGLYNRLPAGLVANILSKKYNIPYFLSLHGSDINLVMKKRKNIYLEVLEEAKKSIFVSNALLKKAKEYGYSGNNSEIIPNGFDNNIFKSFEKCIIRKNLGIYEKNYYYVGFVGNLNYIKRADKLPEIFHLMNEKKKNIKFIIVGDGVLKKEIENKTKDLDIIFTGRLTQNEVAEYMNAMDIMILPSRNEGWPCVVLEANACGTLVIGSNSGGIPEAIYFDKYIINDGQNFEKEFAYRVIEILKKGYNKDILLDRSKNYTWENIVKKEIRLYEK, from the coding sequence ATGAAAGTATTAATATTATCAAATATGTTTCCTTCTCCAAATAATATAAATAGAGGAATATTTATTAATAAAAGATTAGAACAATATAATAATTTCAATATTGATTATACAGTTATACCTGTTATGTATAAAGATAATCTAAAGATATTAAGAAAAATATTAAAAAAATATCCTGAAGAATCAATTAGAGAACTAAATGGTGTAAAATACAGCAAAGTTGAAAAAAAATTTAATATTTTTGAAATATTATGGAACGAAATTGATATGAAATATTTTGCAAAAAAGTTTGCTAAAACTGTTGAAGAAGTCATTAATATAAAGATATTTGATATAATCCATGCACATGGATTATATAATAGGCTTCCAGCAGGATTGGTGGCTAATATATTATCAAAAAAGTATAATATACCATATTTTTTATCTTTGCATGGAAGTGATATTAATTTAGTAATGAAAAAAAGGAAAAATATATATCTTGAAGTGCTAGAAGAAGCAAAAAAAAGCATTTTTGTTAGCAACGCATTATTAAAAAAAGCAAAAGAATATGGATATAGCGGTAATAATTCAGAAATAATTCCGAACGGATTCGATAATAATATATTTAAATCTTTTGAAAAATGTATAATTAGAAAAAATTTGGGAATATATGAAAAAAATTATTATTATGTTGGTTTCGTTGGTAATTTAAATTATATTAAAAGAGCTGATAAACTACCAGAAATATTTCATTTGATGAATGAGAAAAAGAAAAATATAAAGTTTATTATAGTTGGTGATGGTGTATTAAAAAAGGAAATAGAAAACAAGACTAAAGATTTAGATATAATTTTTACTGGTAGATTAACTCAAAATGAAGTTGCAGAATATATGAATGCAATGGATATAATGATATTACCAAGTAGAAATGAAGGATGGCCATGTGTAGTTTTAGAAGCTAATGCCTGTGGAACATTAGTAATAGGTAGTAATAGTGGTGGGATTCCAGAAGCAATATATTTTGATAAATATATAATTAATGATGGCCAAAATTTTGAAAAAGAATTTGCTTATAGAGTTATAGAAATATTAAAAAAAGGTTACAATAAAGATATTTTATTAGATAGATCAAAAAATTATACATGGGAAAATATTGTAAAAAAGGAAATTAGGTTATATGAAAAATAA
- a CDS encoding glycosyltransferase family 4 protein — MKFGHTVKTFYPPAKYKYLDILKVIIKNPQLIINNNIKVLKRKLKLNLNIEYFKKNNFNKYNIIHAHDVLSLIGIHHNNIVLTLHGYFAKESLNYNDYTEKDAKKIYDYSLNIERKAIKKAKKIIAVDTRIKNYLINEFNYPENNIEVIFNFVDTDKFVPISEEKIKKLRKRYNIPEKAFVILVPRRYVNKNGVLYAARAFKKIKNKNFYYIFSGRGPLKNKLLEILNNSNNAIVLEGVNHEEIVKYYQISDVVLIPSITTKEGIEEATSLSMLEGMSCEKIVVCSNIGGMKEVIKENETGFLIKQKNEENIIKILEYIYENYNKLKNIRKNARKYVIRNHGYIEYTRKIVKIYEEILNR, encoded by the coding sequence ATAAAATTTGGGCATACAGTTAAAACATTTTATCCACCTGCTAAATATAAATATTTAGATATTTTGAAAGTGATTATAAAAAATCCTCAATTAATTATAAATAATAATATTAAAGTTTTAAAGAGAAAACTAAAATTAAATTTGAATATTGAATATTTTAAAAAGAATAATTTTAATAAATATAATATAATTCATGCTCATGATGTATTATCTCTAATAGGAATACATCATAATAATATTGTATTAACTTTACACGGATATTTTGCTAAAGAAAGCTTGAATTATAATGATTATACAGAAAAAGATGCAAAGAAAATATATGATTATTCATTGAATATAGAAAGAAAAGCTATAAAAAAAGCAAAAAAGATTATTGCAGTAGATACAAGAATAAAGAATTATTTGATAAACGAATTTAATTATCCTGAAAATAATATAGAAGTTATATTTAATTTTGTTGATACAGACAAATTTGTTCCAATTAGCGAAGAAAAAATAAAAAAATTAAGGAAGCGATATAATATTCCAGAAAAAGCTTTTGTAATATTGGTACCTAGAAGATATGTAAATAAAAATGGTGTACTATATGCTGCAAGAGCATTTAAAAAAATTAAAAATAAAAATTTTTATTATATATTTTCAGGAAGAGGACCTTTAAAAAATAAATTATTAGAAATTTTAAATAATTCTAATAATGCGATAGTTTTAGAAGGGGTAAATCATGAAGAAATAGTAAAATATTATCAAATTAGTGATGTTGTGTTGATACCAAGTATTACAACAAAGGAAGGAATTGAGGAAGCAACATCGTTAAGTATGTTAGAAGGCATGTCTTGTGAGAAAATTGTTGTATGTTCTAATATTGGAGGTATGAAAGAAGTAATAAAAGAAAATGAAACAGGTTTTTTAATTAAGCAGAAGAATGAGGAAAATATAATAAAAATATTAGAATATATATATGAAAATTATAATAAACTTAAAAATATAAGAAAAAATGCCAGGAAATATGTAATAAGAAATCATGGGTATATTGAATATACTAGAAAAATAGTAAAAATATATGAAGAAATTTTAAATAGGTGA
- the tagD gene encoding glycerol-3-phosphate cytidylyltransferase, producing the protein MRTVITYGTFDLFHIGHLRLLQRAKELGDKLIVAVSTDEFNQLKGKKSIIPYEQRAEIVKNIKCVDMVIPENNWEQKIEDIKKYNVDIFVMGEDWKGNFDFLKEYCEVVYLPRTEGISSTEIKNILQHISKLSTTELKKALDILTKVDFEELKEAFQILEQLKRDLW; encoded by the coding sequence ATGAGAACAGTTATTACATACGGAACATTTGATTTATTTCATATAGGTCATTTAAGATTATTACAAAGAGCAAAAGAATTAGGAGACAAATTAATTGTAGCCGTTTCAACAGATGAGTTTAATCAATTAAAAGGAAAAAAGTCAATAATTCCATATGAACAAAGAGCAGAGATAGTTAAAAACATAAAATGTGTAGATATGGTGATACCGGAAAATAATTGGGAACAAAAGATAGAAGATATAAAAAAGTATAATGTGGATATATTTGTTATGGGGGAAGATTGGAAAGGGAATTTTGATTTTTTAAAGGAATATTGTGAAGTTGTATATTTACCAAGGACTGAAGGTATATCTTCAACGGAAATAAAAAATATATTACAGCATATATCAAAATTATCAACAACAGAATTAAAAAAAGCTTTAGACATATTAACAAAAGTAGATTTTGAAGAATTAAAAGAAGCTTTTCAGATTTTAGAACAATTGAAAAGAGATTTGTGGTGA
- a CDS encoding lipopolysaccharide biosynthesis protein, translating to MNLFKKGIKAFSWTFLGSGIGFIFQLIIAKLLGASEYGKANVILGFIGTYYSFLSLGLPTLLIRESGKNIKNADEIYSEFVRIYIILDIIIFPIIYFTFNKTLVYNKFNVVIILLLVMLSQIENLTYSYFIGIKKQDTASFIRDTLIRLSRVGSFFIFFLIFSNYFSYVLAYFFSLLIPPFIVLKRYTNKKILSFKWIIKNSWKFYMITITYSLYGNLSKIMQKMFSTNEAVGYLSIGMTLGTIGAMLGTALANVTMPEFAHAWKEKDMEKIDIIFKDVSRWNTYIMLPIISFIIIHINRILGFLGEDYSKGTLIVSMIILSQFINSFVGPNGTLLNMSGYEWLEIINGFAMIATGLLFGIILGSKYSWGVAFSIAASIVVVNILKFIQVRMIHKIYPYKFKTLLYILLFVFLSIIIFIITKNISNHYLWFLINLFFVIIMVFFAFYFSPITQDREIIDKFFNKIGVKR from the coding sequence ATGAATTTATTTAAAAAAGGAATTAAAGCTTTTTCTTGGACTTTTTTGGGTAGTGGAATAGGATTTATATTTCAATTAATAATAGCAAAATTATTAGGTGCATCTGAATATGGTAAGGCTAATGTTATTTTAGGATTTATTGGCACGTATTATTCATTTTTAAGTTTAGGTTTGCCCACATTATTAATTAGAGAAAGTGGAAAAAATATAAAGAATGCAGATGAAATATATTCCGAATTCGTCAGAATATATATAATTTTAGATATTATAATCTTTCCAATAATTTATTTTACATTTAATAAAACATTAGTATATAATAAATTTAATGTAGTTATTATTTTATTATTGGTAATGTTATCTCAGATAGAAAACTTAACTTATTCGTATTTTATAGGAATTAAAAAGCAAGATACTGCAAGTTTCATAAGGGATACATTGATTAGATTATCTAGAGTAGGATCATTTTTTATATTTTTTTTAATATTTTCTAATTACTTTTCCTATGTATTAGCTTATTTCTTTTCATTATTAATACCACCATTTATTGTCTTAAAAAGATATACAAACAAAAAAATATTATCTTTTAAATGGATTATAAAAAATTCATGGAAGTTTTATATGATTACTATTACATATTCTTTATATGGAAATTTATCTAAAATTATGCAAAAAATGTTTTCTACAAATGAAGCAGTTGGATATCTTTCAATTGGTATGACGTTAGGAACTATAGGAGCAATGTTAGGAACAGCTTTGGCAAATGTTACAATGCCAGAATTTGCACATGCATGGAAAGAAAAAGATATGGAGAAAATAGATATAATATTTAAGGATGTTTCTCGCTGGAATACATATATTATGCTTCCAATAATTAGTTTTATAATTATTCATATTAATAGAATATTAGGATTTTTAGGAGAAGATTATTCAAAAGGAACATTAATTGTTTCGATGATTATATTATCTCAATTTATTAATTCTTTTGTTGGTCCTAATGGAACATTGTTAAATATGTCTGGATATGAATGGCTTGAAATAATAAATGGTTTTGCAATGATAGCAACAGGTTTATTATTTGGAATTATTTTAGGCTCAAAATATTCGTGGGGAGTAGCTTTTTCTATTGCAGCTTCTATTGTTGTTGTAAATATATTAAAGTTTATACAAGTAAGAATGATACATAAAATATATCCATATAAATTTAAAACATTATTATATATATTGTTATTTGTATTTTTATCTATTATTATTTTTATTATTACAAAAAATATATCTAATCATTATCTTTGGTTTTTAATCAACTTATTTTTTGTAATTATTATGGTATTTTTTGCATTTTATTTTTCACCAATTACTCAAGATAGAGAAATCATAGACAAGTTTTTTAATAAAATTGGGGTGAAAAGATGA
- a CDS encoding CDP-glycerol glycerophosphotransferase family protein: protein MVKKIIKFILELLFSIKKYEYDVLIIDEAPYSGSNSYAYYRYLKEKTNLNVKLLNKAKNIFEYLSLIKSSKYVCTSHDINVFLKRKDQIFIQFWHGIPLKAMGLLDNTEKRKNYILRVWKKYDYIISSSPLYNTLLNSTTGNYNGKYIITGFPRTDYFSKGRLNEIIEKKDKKVILFIPTFRKGYISRDVKEGVERNKNIFGMKEFDINEFQVFLEKNNLLFIAKLHPIEEKYYKKIYENMNLNNFVFLSQNALSSKDIDLYEILSDSDMLITDYSSIYFDYLLLNKPMIFINNDIEEYIKVRGLLLHPYDFWTPGDKVKTQQELQKSILYNLKQDEYLERRNILKDMFFVFKDNNSCERIYKKIFGK from the coding sequence ATGGTAAAAAAAATAATTAAGTTTATATTAGAATTATTATTTTCAATAAAAAAATATGAATATGATGTTTTAATTATAGATGAAGCTCCATATAGTGGATCAAATTCTTATGCATATTATAGATATCTAAAAGAAAAAACAAATTTGAATGTTAAATTATTAAATAAGGCAAAGAATATTTTTGAGTATTTAAGTTTAATTAAGTCTTCTAAATATGTTTGCACATCGCATGATATAAATGTTTTTTTAAAAAGAAAAGATCAAATTTTTATTCAATTTTGGCATGGTATCCCTTTAAAAGCAATGGGGCTTTTAGATAATACAGAAAAAAGAAAGAATTATATTTTAAGAGTTTGGAAAAAATATGATTATATAATATCTTCATCACCCTTATATAATACACTATTAAACTCAACAACAGGAAATTATAATGGAAAATATATTATTACGGGATTTCCAAGAACAGATTATTTTTCAAAAGGTAGATTAAATGAAATCATTGAAAAAAAAGATAAAAAGGTAATCCTTTTTATTCCAACTTTTAGAAAAGGTTATATAAGTAGAGATGTAAAAGAGGGTGTTGAAAGAAATAAAAATATCTTTGGAATGAAAGAGTTTGATATTAATGAATTTCAAGTTTTTTTAGAAAAAAATAATTTATTGTTTATAGCAAAATTACATCCTATTGAAGAAAAATATTATAAGAAAATATATGAAAATATGAATTTAAATAATTTCGTGTTTTTATCGCAAAACGCATTATCTTCAAAAGATATAGACTTATATGAAATATTATCTGATTCAGATATGTTAATAACAGATTATTCAAGCATATATTTTGATTATTTATTATTAAATAAACCTATGATATTTATTAATAATGATATTGAAGAATATATAAAAGTAAGAGGATTATTATTACATCCATATGATTTTTGGACACCGGGAGATAAAGTTAAAACACAACAGGAATTACAAAAATCAATTTTATATAATCTAAAACAAGATGAATATCTTGAGCGTAGAAACATATTAAAAGATATGTTTTTTGTTTTTAAAGATAATAATTCATGTGAAAGAATATATAAAAAAATATTTGGTAAATAA
- a CDS encoding glycosyltransferase family 32 protein, whose amino-acid sequence MYKLNNIPKKVHYCWFGRGKKPDIVHKCISSWKKYLPDYEIIEWNEDNFDINENQYAKEAYESKKYAFVTDYVRLKVLYEYGGIYMDTDVEVIKNLDKFLHHSAFSGFETDDLIPTGIIGAKAGNNWIKKLLDYYNDKHFILKDVSFDLTTNVIIITEISKSMGYIGGGKYQEFGDGVAIYPFDYFCAKNDHTGEIIVSENTHTIHHFSGTWQPLPNQIRRKIRKIIGNKAYNFIRDLLRGELNGKKNN is encoded by the coding sequence GTGTATAAATTGAATAATATTCCTAAAAAAGTACATTATTGTTGGTTTGGTAGAGGGAAAAAACCTGATATAGTACATAAGTGTATATCTAGTTGGAAAAAGTATTTACCAGATTATGAAATAATAGAATGGAATGAGGATAATTTTGATATAAATGAAAATCAATATGCTAAAGAAGCTTATGAATCAAAAAAATATGCATTTGTTACTGATTATGTAAGATTAAAAGTTTTATATGAATATGGCGGAATTTATATGGATACTGATGTAGAAGTTATAAAAAATCTTGATAAATTTTTACATCATAGTGCATTTTCCGGATTTGAAACTGATGATTTAATTCCTACAGGAATAATAGGTGCTAAAGCAGGCAATAATTGGATAAAAAAACTTCTTGATTATTATAATGATAAGCATTTTATATTAAAAGATGTATCTTTTGATTTAACAACTAATGTTATAATCATAACTGAAATATCAAAGTCTATGGGTTATATAGGTGGGGGAAAATATCAAGAATTTGGTGATGGAGTAGCAATATATCCTTTCGATTATTTTTGCGCAAAAAACGATCATACCGGTGAGATTATTGTTTCTGAAAATACTCATACAATACATCATTTTTCTGGAACTTGGCAGCCATTACCTAATCAAATTAGAAGAAAAATTAGAAAGATAATAGGAAATAAAGCATATAATTTTATTAGAGATTTATTAAGAGGGGAATTAAATGGTAAAAAAAATAATTAA
- a CDS encoding GumC family protein — protein MREDITVRDIFNTIKRRWYVILILSILIFSSIMYIYSIIPRTYTSYIELELSSSSSSGDGLSLILSNSGNNTEIKTEIEKMKNDEILKKLVYDFNMIERKNKSRHIIDRLRGKIYYERDLIDILKEELIIEAKSGTNIVTISYSKRDPEYVKAILDKWYQYYIEYYINTQREKNNEKISMLVPLLDQINKDLEDINKEVIEYELKYKISDTNPLMEKYYDVVKKIYQYNEDKNSLEVEIKNFENVYLDIDQEMKEIYLTEKNSEIKNIKTQLENLQLEYESLKIISPNSPKLFELETKINVLKSELSKKLDVLINNKDMYLSAISMDLLNRYKTLKYSYEILDTQYNMLQNLEKKLSEEITNQSPILYKYLSLKKEQKILEEKYNIVKSTLEQTRLKNLIESQKPRILNNSFVPTRPDFPSFKIFFLGGFFISIFLASIIALKIELSDNRVYSLKDFEYNYKKVNLVINKTEDFSNVSKYIYMLNKENILLVNTIDNEDILNILYNEFSKLDYNIIKINHLDIEKIKEIESKINSAKNIIILNSKDINDFNILNSKIEETIFLISRKSKIEYFDNKAKVIYVRSV, from the coding sequence ATGAGAGAGGATATAACTGTTAGAGATATTTTTAATACTATAAAAAGACGATGGTATGTTATTTTAATATTATCTATTTTAATATTTTCTTCTATAATGTATATATATAGCATTATTCCAAGAACATATACATCATATATTGAATTAGAATTATCCTCTTCAAGTTCTTCAGGGGATGGTTTGTCATTAATATTATCTAATTCTGGAAATAATACAGAAATAAAAACAGAAATAGAAAAGATGAAAAACGATGAAATACTGAAAAAATTAGTATATGACTTTAATATGATAGAAAGAAAAAACAAATCTAGACATATTATTGATAGACTTAGAGGAAAAATTTATTATGAAAGAGATTTAATAGATATATTGAAAGAAGAATTGATAATTGAAGCAAAAAGTGGAACAAATATTGTAACTATTTCATATTCAAAAAGAGATCCAGAATATGTTAAAGCTATTTTAGATAAATGGTACCAATATTATATAGAGTATTATATAAATACACAAAGAGAAAAAAATAATGAAAAAATATCTATGTTAGTTCCATTATTGGATCAAATTAATAAGGATTTAGAGGATATAAACAAAGAAGTAATTGAATATGAACTAAAGTATAAAATATCAGATACAAATCCTTTAATGGAAAAATATTATGATGTAGTAAAAAAAATATATCAATATAACGAGGATAAAAATTCTCTAGAAGTTGAAATAAAAAATTTTGAAAATGTTTATTTAGATATTGACCAAGAAATGAAAGAAATATATTTAACTGAGAAAAATTCTGAAATAAAGAATATAAAAACTCAATTAGAAAACCTTCAATTGGAATATGAATCATTAAAGATCATTTCTCCAAATTCACCAAAATTATTTGAATTAGAAACAAAAATTAATGTGTTGAAATCTGAATTATCAAAAAAATTAGATGTCCTTATAAATAATAAGGATATGTATTTAAGTGCAATATCTATGGATTTATTAAATAGATATAAAACTTTAAAATATTCATATGAAATTTTAGATACTCAATATAATATGCTTCAAAATTTAGAAAAGAAGCTAAGCGAAGAAATTACAAATCAGTCACCAATATTATATAAATATTTGTCTTTAAAAAAAGAACAAAAGATTCTTGAGGAAAAATACAATATAGTTAAATCAACATTGGAACAAACAAGATTAAAAAATTTAATTGAATCCCAAAAACCTAGAATATTAAATAATTCTTTTGTTCCAACAAGACCAGATTTTCCATCGTTTAAGATATTTTTCTTAGGAGGTTTTTTCATATCAATATTTTTAGCTTCAATAATAGCATTAAAGATAGAATTATCGGATAATAGAGTATATTCTTTAAAAGATTTTGAGTATAATTATAAAAAGGTAAATTTAGTAATTAATAAAACAGAAGATTTTTCAAATGTATCAAAATATATATATATGTTAAACAAGGAGAATATATTATTGGTCAATACTATTGATAATGAAGATATATTGAATATATTATATAATGAATTTAGTAAATTAGATTATAATATAATAAAAATTAATCATTTGGATATTGAGAAAATAAAAGAGATTGAATCTAAAATTAATAGCGCAAAAAATATAATTATTTTAAATTCTAAAGATATTAATGACTTTAATATTTTAAATTCAAAAATAGAAGAAACAATATTTTTAATTTCTAGAAAATCAAAAATAGAATATTTCGATAATAAAGCTAAAGTAATATATGTAAGGAGTGTATAA
- a CDS encoding O-antigen ligase family protein, which produces MMNLKDLVVIFYITAFLFSFFNLIPAYPIFIVFGILFLILYIFFPDKIYISRTNKLLYIIGYFYLISAIITGIPFSKFFSYENFRHDGNFYITYMPLFIPILTTNFKSKINYYNLIIKVYKIISLITLGLTFSFLAKKPIGISDGDIYHYLFKAHNAAGGYYLMLSVFGLIYLIHNKSLFNLFYFLSNLAALYFSKSRGSQLAFIWVIGLIVINYSFKSGKLKKIYYIITIIGAITIILTAYYLSTEHGIYNLSTQNTEIMDLNDPNRTANISDRLFILWPRAINDFLKSPILGIGFTRYNDFPYMFEGIRGLLYFNTSRVIFSDAHAHNSYLHVLAETGIIGFIFFIFLIKEMFFISKKIPDKFFSNYVYYSIFAILIAGLTEHRVYTPAQVMPFTILVEVIIYMYYNKIYLED; this is translated from the coding sequence ATGATGAACTTAAAGGATTTGGTAGTTATATTCTATATAACAGCTTTTTTGTTCTCATTTTTCAATTTAATCCCAGCATACCCTATTTTTATAGTTTTTGGTATATTATTTTTGATATTATATATATTTTTTCCAGATAAAATATATATATCAAGAACAAATAAACTATTATATATTATTGGATATTTTTATTTAATTAGTGCTATTATTACAGGAATACCTTTTTCAAAATTCTTTTCATATGAAAATTTTAGACATGATGGCAATTTTTATATTACATATATGCCATTGTTTATACCAATATTAACTACTAATTTTAAATCAAAGATTAATTATTATAATTTGATAATTAAAGTTTATAAGATTATAAGTTTAATAACCTTAGGATTAACATTTTCGTTTTTAGCAAAGAAACCAATTGGTATTTCAGATGGTGATATATATCATTATTTGTTTAAAGCGCATAATGCTGCTGGTGGTTATTATTTAATGTTAAGTGTTTTTGGACTTATATACTTAATACATAATAAATCATTGTTTAATTTGTTTTATTTTTTATCAAATTTAGCAGCTTTGTATTTTTCTAAATCAAGAGGATCTCAATTAGCTTTTATTTGGGTAATAGGGTTGATAGTAATTAATTATTCTTTTAAAAGTGGGAAGTTGAAAAAAATATATTATATAATAACTATTATAGGTGCAATAACAATTATATTAACAGCATATTATTTATCTACAGAACATGGTATATATAATCTTTCTACTCAAAATACAGAAATAATGGATTTAAATGATCCAAACAGAACTGCAAATATTTCTGATAGATTATTTATATTATGGCCAAGAGCAATAAATGATTTTTTAAAAAGTCCTATATTAGGAATTGGTTTTACTAGATATAATGATTTTCCATATATGTTTGAAGGTATAAGAGGATTATTATATTTTAATACATCTAGAGTCATTTTTTCTGATGCACATGCACATAATTCATATTTGCATGTTTTAGCAGAAACTGGAATAATAGGATTTATATTTTTTATTTTTCTAATTAAAGAAATGTTTTTCATTTCAAAAAAAATACCAGATAAATTCTTTTCGAATTATGTATATTATTCAATATTTGCAATATTAATAGCAGGATTGACTGAGCATAGAGTATATACACCAGCTCAAGTTATGCCTTTTACAATATTAGTAGAAGTAATTATATATATGTATTATAATAAAATTTATTTGGAGGATTGA